One Saccharomyces kudriavzevii IFO 1802 strain IFO1802 genome assembly, chromosome: 4 genomic region harbors:
- the MRX10 gene encoding Mrx10p (similar to Saccharomyces cerevisiae YDR282C; ancestral locus Anc_5.291) codes for MFSLRGLPNSFCFVSKSQIRWIGTSLAVQNLKVRDDRWKDKLAAENKIDKGSKPMDTKIKTMKTLKNSKNSTRYLRRSFVPNHGTKENGYDNLEDVFNKKCLKVKNCTTITTGEGYNLKECMRLLNSKGLKPTGLVTDEIVTFSYQDNGTKGDLMILGQNGSIVGWGFGESTVRNKIVPLVKAASINPLSEEDFETEDMDYVELEKKKDLEKLFSGNKNVTLKTVDQSFLSGDLILINSLDSDQGMLDKAAFSSGLSRSTNLAVLEEAMERHISKTRTITENISKGTTLKLKSSDALKSIGRLFLIRGKLNLYSELIETPDLYWSEPQLELIFKNVSRYLDIVPRINILNSKLDYSTDECRALISLLNERKGTFLEWIIIYLIAFELCFELFHLYQRYSPQSLEPTNDDPSAD; via the coding sequence ATGTTTTCACTCAGAGGACTACCAAATTCATTTTGCTTTGTATCAAAGTCACAAATCAGATGGATAGGAACAAGTTTAGCGGTACAGAATCTCAAGGTGCGAGATGACCGTTGGAAAGATAAACTGGCAGCAGAGAACAAAATCGATAAGGGGAGCAAACCAATGGATACAAAAATTAAGACAATGAAGACGCTCAAAAACTCTAAGAATTCTACTCGTTATTTGAGACGAAGTTTTGTACCAAACCACGGaactaaagaaaatgggtATGATAATCTGGAAGATGTTTTTAACAAGAAGTGCTTGAAGGTGAAGAATTGTACAACGATTACAACTGGAGAGGGATATAATCTCAAAGAATGCATGAGGTTGCTTAACAGTAAAGGATTAAAACCGACAGGTTTGGTAACTGATGAAATTGTTACATTTAGTTATCAGGATAATGGCACGAAAGGAGATTTAATGATTCTAGGTCAAAATGGATCCATTGTAGGCTGGGGATTTGGTGAGTCTACCGTAAGGAACAAAATAGTGCCTTTAGTTAAAGCAGCAAGTATAAACCCTCTCAGTGAAGAGGATTTTGAGACAGAGGATATGGATTATGTGGAattagagaagaaaaaagatctcGAAAAGCTTTTCAGCGGCAACAAGAACGTAACTCTAAAGACCGTAGACCAGAGCTTTCTTTCCGGTGATTTGATACTAATTAACTCGCTAGATTCTGATCAAGGAATGCTAGATAAGGCAGCATTTTCGAGCGGCCTGTCGAGAAGCACAAATTTGGCAGTCCTAGAAGAAGCAATGGAAAGGCATATATCAAAGACCAGAACAATAACGGAAAACATTTCTAAGGGAACAACGCTGAAATTAAAATCGAGCGATGCATTAAAGTCAATTGGCAGGCTCTTCTTAATTAGAGGTAAGCTGAATCTTTATTCGGAGCTCATTGAGACCCCTGATCTCTATTGGAGCGAACCCCAGTTGGaattgattttcaaaaatgtttcGAGGTATTTGGATATTGTTCCAAGAATAAACATCCTTAATAGCAAACTGGATTATTCCACGGACGAATGTCGAGCTCTCATTTCCCTGTTAAACGAGAGAAAGGGCACATTTTTGGAATGGATAATTATATACCTGATCGCTTTTGAATTATGCTTCGAACTATTTCATCTTTACCAAAGATATTCTCCCCAAAGTTTAGAACCTACGAATGATGATCCGAGCGCTgactaa